The proteins below are encoded in one region of Planctopirus limnophila DSM 3776:
- a CDS encoding DUF1592 domain-containing protein, whose translation MLKIYQFSITLCDSEGRNPFWLTLCILFLFSVQPTVWAAEHRTTEFVPDQQGYQKLVAPFFKSYCSECHSGDKPEGDFSLDAALLKNQLTDPVAKARWREVVNVLNSHEMPPEESPQPQAKEVAAVVDWVTAEAVRAEKFSREQTNVLRRLTRDEYRRTIRDLVGLDFDVSAFPEDPAAGGFDNNGSALTISPMHMELYLASARQILDRALVEGEQPPTIRWKFDPKAGPADRVRLRLDPKNNPLVNGGNNRQDGEWVAVHHASWDTNVGARDFRVPIAGTYRIRAQLAGTKPTRQEVIASAAKILAKRRDEQIAKHPERTRQHEEQYQRDLQHFETSRIYDYGPVRAKLNVQLGSQPRTIAEFDIEGTREQPEIKTFLTRMTTETAGISFEYAYSIPRELENFWLQSALEFARPELLVDWFEIEGPIFESWPPPSHQLIVGKQLPSADKEASAVTSILRNMMQRAYRRPPDEAEVQQRLAQFISARKSRTFIEALKLPLISILTSPNFLYLVENPVQNPAQPLDDYQLATRLSYWLWSSMPDNQLLQLAAEKRLSQPEVLKSQVARMLKDARSRAFVENFAGQWLGLRQVGANPPAKDLYPEYDRHLETSMIEESLAYFQEFLQHDLDVRQMIQSDFVVINERLARFYDIDGVRGDQFRRVQVSSDIPRGGIVTQASILCLTSNGTRTSPVKRGTWILKTLLGTDPGLPVANAGEIAPKVPGIDKATVRQRLEIHRELPQCARCHNKIDPLGFALENFNATGDWREREGFGYQGRIQANDPLIDASSRMPDGTNIVGVRGLQQALYQRHDLFVKALAERLLTYALGRELGLSDQPAIDRIVQAARDNDYRLSAMLEAIATSETFCLK comes from the coding sequence ATGCTGAAAATCTACCAGTTTTCCATCACTTTATGTGATTCTGAAGGGCGAAATCCTTTCTGGCTCACCTTGTGCATCCTGTTCCTCTTCAGCGTGCAGCCCACGGTATGGGCTGCCGAGCATCGAACCACTGAGTTTGTCCCCGATCAGCAGGGGTATCAAAAACTTGTCGCACCTTTTTTCAAATCGTACTGCAGCGAATGTCACTCAGGGGACAAACCCGAAGGCGACTTCAGCCTTGATGCAGCACTACTGAAGAATCAATTGACAGACCCCGTGGCCAAAGCTCGCTGGCGGGAGGTCGTCAATGTCCTCAACTCCCACGAAATGCCACCCGAAGAAAGTCCTCAGCCACAGGCGAAAGAAGTCGCCGCCGTTGTCGACTGGGTAACAGCCGAAGCCGTCCGTGCAGAGAAATTTTCGCGAGAACAAACCAATGTATTAAGACGCCTGACACGCGATGAATACCGCCGCACAATTCGCGATCTCGTGGGCCTTGATTTCGATGTCTCAGCATTTCCAGAAGACCCCGCGGCAGGAGGTTTCGACAACAACGGAAGTGCGTTGACAATCTCCCCCATGCACATGGAACTCTACCTCGCTTCAGCCAGGCAGATTCTCGATCGCGCACTGGTCGAGGGGGAACAACCTCCGACGATCCGCTGGAAGTTCGACCCAAAGGCCGGCCCTGCCGATCGAGTGCGTCTGCGGCTCGATCCCAAAAACAATCCTCTCGTCAATGGTGGCAACAACCGGCAGGATGGCGAATGGGTCGCTGTTCACCACGCCTCGTGGGATACGAATGTGGGGGCTCGCGATTTTCGTGTTCCCATTGCCGGCACCTATCGCATCCGGGCGCAACTGGCCGGGACAAAACCCACTCGCCAGGAAGTCATCGCCAGTGCCGCAAAAATTCTCGCGAAGCGGCGCGACGAGCAGATCGCCAAACATCCCGAACGAACCCGACAGCATGAAGAGCAGTACCAGCGAGATCTCCAGCACTTCGAAACCTCCCGGATCTACGATTACGGCCCAGTCCGCGCCAAACTCAATGTTCAACTGGGTTCACAACCTCGCACCATTGCCGAGTTCGATATTGAAGGGACCCGGGAACAGCCCGAGATCAAGACATTTTTGACCCGCATGACGACCGAAACGGCAGGCATCTCTTTCGAGTATGCCTATTCAATTCCGCGCGAACTGGAAAATTTCTGGCTGCAATCCGCACTGGAGTTTGCTCGACCCGAGTTACTGGTCGACTGGTTCGAAATCGAAGGACCGATCTTCGAAAGCTGGCCACCTCCCAGTCATCAGCTCATCGTCGGGAAACAGCTTCCTTCCGCCGACAAAGAGGCATCCGCAGTCACCTCCATCCTCCGGAACATGATGCAGCGGGCCTATCGTCGGCCACCTGACGAAGCCGAGGTGCAGCAGCGTCTGGCTCAGTTTATTTCTGCCCGCAAATCCCGCACCTTCATTGAAGCCCTCAAGCTGCCACTCATCTCGATTCTCACGTCACCCAACTTTTTATATCTCGTCGAAAATCCCGTACAAAACCCCGCCCAGCCACTCGATGACTATCAACTGGCCACCAGACTCTCATACTGGCTCTGGTCAAGTATGCCCGATAATCAACTCTTGCAACTCGCAGCCGAAAAGCGGCTTTCACAGCCAGAAGTCCTCAAAAGCCAGGTCGCACGAATGCTCAAAGATGCTCGTTCGCGAGCCTTTGTCGAAAACTTTGCTGGCCAATGGCTGGGTTTAAGGCAAGTCGGAGCCAATCCTCCCGCCAAAGATCTCTATCCGGAATACGACCGTCATCTCGAAACATCGATGATCGAAGAATCACTGGCCTACTTTCAGGAGTTTCTGCAGCACGATCTCGATGTCCGGCAAATGATCCAATCCGATTTTGTCGTCATCAATGAACGACTGGCCCGCTTCTATGACATTGATGGAGTCCGCGGCGATCAGTTCCGGCGCGTCCAGGTTTCCAGCGATATCCCTCGCGGCGGAATCGTCACCCAGGCTTCGATTCTTTGCCTGACCTCCAACGGAACACGTACTTCTCCCGTCAAACGAGGAACCTGGATTCTCAAGACATTATTGGGGACAGATCCCGGCCTCCCCGTCGCCAATGCCGGCGAGATTGCCCCCAAAGTCCCCGGCATCGACAAAGCCACCGTTCGCCAGCGGCTGGAAATCCATCGCGAATTGCCTCAATGCGCCCGCTGCCACAATAAGATCGATCCCTTGGGGTTCGCACTCGAAAACTTCAATGCCACCGGTGATTGGCGCGAACGCGAAGGGTTTGGCTACCAGGGCAGAATCCAGGCCAATGATCCACTGATCGATGCCTCATCCCGCATGCCCGACGGGACAAACATCGTCGGCGTTCGCGGATTGCAGCAAGCTCTCTACCAGCGCCACGATCTATTCGTCAAAGCCCTGGCAGAACGTCTGCTCACTTACGCACTCGGCAGAGAACTGGGTCTCTCCGATCAACCCGCCATCGACCGCATTGTGCAGGCCGCTCGCGACAATGATTACCGCTTATCCGCCATGCTCGAAGCGATTGCCACCAGCGAAACATTCTGTCTCAAATAG
- a CDS encoding formylglycine-generating enzyme family protein: protein MANKGRGEKSGPPEGVVAPAGMVWIPGGEFRMGSNDPLAWDDERPTHPVSVEGFWLDEHEVTNREFAEFVKATGYVTTAEKAPTVEEILANSPPGTAAPDPAVLVPASLVFTPPDHPVPLNDFSQWWVWTPGANWRHPEGPGSNIDERMDHPVVHVSWDDASAYAQWAGKRLPTEAEWERAARGGKEGMPFVWGTTPPSETSPQANLWNGKFPYENTAKDGFTRTAPVKSFPANDYGLYDMSGNVWEWCHDWYDRELYSKRPQLAVTKNPSGPEKSHDPTQPFQQLRSQRGGSFLCNDSYCSRYRPSARHGCSPDTGMSHVGFRCAKSVVP from the coding sequence ATGGCCAATAAAGGCCGAGGGGAAAAAAGTGGACCGCCAGAAGGTGTGGTCGCACCTGCGGGGATGGTCTGGATCCCTGGTGGTGAATTTCGCATGGGTTCGAATGATCCACTGGCATGGGATGACGAACGTCCGACACATCCTGTTTCTGTGGAGGGTTTCTGGCTTGATGAGCACGAAGTGACCAATCGGGAGTTTGCCGAGTTTGTTAAAGCCACGGGCTATGTGACGACTGCTGAAAAAGCTCCGACAGTCGAAGAGATTCTGGCGAACAGTCCTCCCGGCACAGCAGCACCAGATCCTGCAGTGCTCGTGCCGGCTTCGTTAGTGTTTACTCCGCCCGATCATCCGGTCCCTTTGAATGATTTTTCGCAGTGGTGGGTCTGGACACCTGGTGCGAACTGGCGTCATCCCGAAGGGCCGGGTTCGAATATCGACGAGCGAATGGATCATCCCGTGGTGCATGTCTCGTGGGATGATGCCAGTGCCTATGCCCAATGGGCAGGTAAACGGTTGCCTACGGAAGCTGAGTGGGAACGGGCGGCACGCGGCGGCAAAGAGGGCATGCCATTCGTCTGGGGGACGACTCCCCCCAGTGAAACTTCACCACAGGCGAATCTGTGGAATGGAAAGTTCCCTTATGAGAATACTGCCAAAGATGGCTTTACTCGCACGGCTCCGGTCAAATCGTTCCCGGCCAACGATTACGGGCTGTACGATATGTCTGGTAATGTCTGGGAGTGGTGTCACGACTGGTATGACCGGGAGCTCTATTCCAAACGGCCACAACTGGCAGTGACAAAAAATCCGTCTGGGCCCGAGAAAAGCCACGACCCCACGCAACCTTTCCAGCAGTTGCGATCTCAACGTGGCGGTTCGTTTCTATGTAATGATAGCTATTGTTCACGCTATCGCCCCAGTGCCCGGCATGGCTGCAGCCCTGATACCGGGATGTCGCATGTGGGCTTCCGCTGTGCAAAGTCGGTGGTCCCATGA
- a CDS encoding heavy metal translocating P-type ATPase yields MISPKPQPTRAESTAENSNRWLTEGQLQTSIAGLAIVSMLVWGIIAYGSPNSTIYSSIHLADLPLLVALLLGGGYLVAGLMGNLFRGEFGSDLLAGISIVTSVLLGEYLAGTLVVLMLSGGEALEAYAVRRASSALDALAKRMPTVAHRLIDGHLTDVPLDQVKVGELLVVLPHEFCPTDGTVTEGRGTMDESFLTGEPYLLPKAVGASVLSGAINGEAALTIRVDQPASDSRHAKIMEVMRASEQQRPRLRRLGDQLGAWYTPLAVGIGIAAWVISGEAIRFLAVLVVATPCPLLIAIPVAIIGAVSLSARKGIVIKDPAVLETVTQCRVGIFDKTGTLTYGRPAMVELTPLSGFERNHVLQLAATLEQYSRHPLAMPFLEAIQKTGLPLLEVSSVAELPGQGLTGLVQGHQIVVTGRAKLQKNQPALAEQLPPTQGGLECVILVDGQLAAVTSFRDRPRDDGKRFIDHLLERHHFQKVMIVSGDRESEVKYLADSVGISEIYFSQTPEQKVAIVRAETRKAKTLYVGDGINDAPALLEATVGLAFGRGSDVTAEAAGAVILDGNLKRVDEFLHISRRLRSIALQSAVGGIVLSLTGMSFAAMGYLPPVFGAILQEVIDVIAVLNALRVGFPAGSLVDYDSSDSGVDSGNVPS; encoded by the coding sequence ATGATTTCTCCCAAGCCGCAACCAACCCGAGCTGAATCCACGGCGGAAAACAGCAATCGATGGCTCACTGAGGGACAACTGCAAACATCGATTGCCGGTCTGGCGATCGTGTCCATGCTTGTATGGGGAATCATCGCCTATGGTTCACCCAATTCTACGATTTACAGTTCGATTCATCTCGCCGATCTGCCACTGCTCGTGGCCTTGCTGCTGGGGGGCGGCTACCTGGTGGCCGGCCTTATGGGGAATCTTTTCCGGGGAGAGTTTGGCTCGGATCTGCTGGCTGGTATCTCAATCGTCACCTCTGTGCTGCTAGGGGAATATCTGGCAGGGACACTGGTGGTGCTGATGCTCTCAGGGGGTGAAGCACTCGAAGCTTACGCTGTCCGCCGGGCCTCGAGTGCTCTTGATGCACTCGCCAAGCGCATGCCCACGGTCGCGCATCGGTTGATTGATGGGCACCTGACCGATGTCCCGCTCGATCAGGTCAAAGTCGGAGAGTTACTGGTGGTGCTGCCGCACGAGTTCTGTCCGACAGACGGCACAGTCACCGAAGGCCGTGGCACGATGGACGAATCGTTCCTCACGGGTGAACCTTATCTGCTTCCCAAGGCGGTGGGGGCGAGTGTGCTTTCGGGGGCCATCAATGGGGAGGCGGCACTGACGATTCGTGTCGATCAACCTGCCAGTGATTCACGCCATGCCAAGATCATGGAGGTCATGCGGGCTTCTGAGCAGCAGCGGCCGCGCCTAAGGCGGTTGGGTGATCAACTGGGAGCCTGGTACACACCACTTGCGGTAGGTATTGGGATTGCGGCGTGGGTCATCAGTGGCGAAGCGATTCGATTTCTGGCAGTTCTGGTGGTGGCGACTCCCTGCCCGCTGCTGATTGCGATCCCGGTGGCGATCATCGGTGCGGTTTCACTTTCTGCCCGAAAAGGAATCGTCATTAAGGATCCCGCTGTTCTTGAAACAGTCACGCAGTGCCGGGTGGGAATTTTTGATAAAACCGGAACGCTGACCTACGGCCGCCCTGCGATGGTCGAGTTGACGCCACTTTCGGGCTTCGAACGTAATCATGTTCTGCAACTGGCAGCCACACTTGAACAATATTCGAGACATCCACTGGCTATGCCATTTCTGGAAGCGATTCAGAAAACGGGTTTGCCATTGCTGGAAGTTTCGAGTGTGGCGGAACTCCCTGGGCAAGGGCTGACAGGGCTGGTTCAAGGTCATCAGATCGTTGTGACGGGACGTGCAAAACTTCAGAAGAATCAACCGGCTCTGGCTGAGCAGTTACCACCCACACAAGGGGGCCTCGAATGCGTCATTCTGGTCGATGGACAACTGGCGGCTGTGACGAGTTTTCGTGATCGACCCCGAGATGATGGCAAGCGATTTATTGATCATCTTCTCGAACGACATCATTTCCAGAAGGTGATGATCGTTTCGGGAGATCGTGAAAGCGAAGTCAAGTATCTGGCTGATTCGGTCGGGATCTCGGAGATCTATTTCTCTCAAACACCCGAGCAAAAAGTGGCGATTGTCCGAGCCGAAACTCGAAAAGCTAAGACACTTTATGTCGGTGACGGAATCAATGATGCACCGGCTCTTCTCGAAGCGACGGTGGGTCTGGCGTTTGGCCGGGGTAGTGATGTGACGGCTGAGGCGGCTGGTGCCGTGATTCTGGATGGGAATCTCAAACGAGTGGACGAATTTCTGCACATCAGCCGGCGTTTACGCAGCATTGCCCTGCAAAGTGCTGTGGGGGGGATTGTTTTGAGTCTCACGGGGATGAGCTTCGCAGCGATGGGATACTTACCACCGGTGTTTGGCGCGATTCTACAGGAAGTGATCGATGTGATTGCTGTCCTGAATGCGTTGCGCGTCGGTTTTCCTGCAGGATCTTTGGTTGATTATGACTCATCGGATTCCGGGGTAGATTCCGGGAATGTTCCGTCGTGA
- a CDS encoding alcohol dehydrogenase catalytic domain-containing protein, which translates to MTKIVLSRGNIVIDSSIDDAQLSPSSTADETIIELRLAGICETDLQLISGYMGYEGVLGHEFVGTALNGPFAGKRVVGEINCPCGQCVYCQRGQKSHCPHRTVLGIYRRHGAFASRFSLPAENLHVVPESLPDDLAVLTEPLAAALRIPEQLSLAGKSVLVVGDGRLGSLCAAALFPLARELAVVGKHPEKLQFANELGLTTYLKDQLPAQRKWEVVIETTGRKEGLEFALPLVEPEGVVVLKTTVAAPHQLSLAPVVIDEIQVIGSRCGPFAKALQWLVQKGSILQPLIEKTYSLHEGREALAHAQRPGTRKILLKPS; encoded by the coding sequence ATGACCAAGATCGTTCTTTCTCGCGGCAACATCGTCATTGATTCTTCGATTGACGACGCTCAGCTCTCCCCATCCAGCACCGCTGACGAGACCATCATCGAATTAAGGCTCGCCGGCATTTGCGAAACCGACCTGCAGCTCATCTCCGGCTACATGGGTTATGAAGGGGTGTTAGGCCACGAATTTGTCGGCACCGCCCTCAATGGCCCGTTCGCCGGGAAGCGCGTTGTTGGTGAGATCAACTGTCCCTGCGGTCAATGCGTCTATTGCCAGCGCGGTCAGAAATCGCACTGCCCGCATCGAACTGTCCTGGGCATTTACCGCCGTCATGGAGCATTCGCTTCGAGGTTCTCACTCCCAGCCGAAAATCTGCATGTGGTTCCGGAGAGCCTGCCGGATGATCTCGCCGTTCTCACTGAGCCACTGGCTGCCGCACTTCGAATCCCGGAACAACTAAGTCTGGCCGGGAAAAGTGTGCTGGTCGTGGGTGACGGCCGTTTGGGAAGCTTATGTGCCGCCGCCTTGTTCCCATTGGCCAGGGAGCTTGCCGTCGTCGGCAAACATCCCGAAAAACTGCAATTCGCCAACGAACTCGGGCTGACGACTTATCTCAAAGACCAACTTCCCGCACAGCGAAAATGGGAGGTCGTCATCGAGACGACAGGTCGCAAGGAAGGTCTTGAGTTTGCCTTGCCACTGGTGGAACCCGAAGGGGTTGTCGTTCTCAAAACGACAGTCGCCGCCCCGCATCAGCTCTCGCTCGCACCGGTCGTGATCGACGAAATCCAGGTCATAGGCTCACGCTGCGGCCCCTTCGCCAAAGCTCTACAGTGGCTGGTTCAGAAAGGCTCAATCCTGCAACCACTCATTGAAAAAACGTACTCCCTTCACGAAGGCCGAGAAGCTCTGGCTCACGCTCAAAGGCCCGGCACCCGCAAAATTCTGCTGAAACCATCATAA
- a CDS encoding ABC transporter ATP-binding protein, whose product MESLNQLAPYLWRVRGYLIGSSIAALLVAIFWSAGLMLSYPLVKVLLQGQSLQAYLTEETQKAETETAQHQAEAARVQHQLDQLDPNVSSSEKISLLKSLDRAQRQLASSGWRLMFCTWLSKQLSSWLPEQAFPTLVLLLALLAIVTLAKGLTVYLQENLVGIAVESTMVMLRQRMFQHVLRLDHVTLSLLGTPQLMARFTYDLQQLGTGLTLFGGRLIVEPLKILSVLICCFLVNWRLTTLSLIVVPLGALLFGRYGKKIKKASRKQMESMSRIFTQLEETLRSFRTILAFGLERQRRQSFHREQKVAFEKTMKILRMDALSSPTTEILATLGACMALLPGAYMVLRQKSEIFGIQLSEGPLDIAELALLYTLMGGLLDPARKLSAVYPKFKKSSAACDRVFSLLKTHTRLQQDRQWVPLPRHTDKIEFENITYTHPVAEDRNQARPPALDRVSLRIAFGETVAIVGGNGSGKSTLINLLPRLYDPDFGILRIDGIDIRHTQLALLRKQIAVVPQETQLFNRTISENLRYGSWDAPADRVTRLAHDFAVDSFASRFPDGLETSVGERGQRLSGGQRQRIALVRALLRDPAILILDEATSAIDRESETQIYEALAHHKQNRTVLIVTHSLTDTLLKIVDRVVVMDHGQIIAHGEHTQLLKTCPIYRNLFAAQREQAHAA is encoded by the coding sequence ATGGAGAGCCTGAACCAACTAGCCCCTTATCTCTGGCGTGTCCGGGGATATCTGATTGGCTCATCAATCGCAGCCCTGCTGGTGGCCATTTTCTGGTCAGCCGGGCTGATGCTCTCCTATCCTCTCGTCAAAGTTCTCTTACAAGGCCAGAGCCTGCAGGCTTATCTCACAGAAGAAACCCAGAAAGCCGAAACCGAAACAGCCCAGCACCAGGCCGAAGCCGCCCGAGTTCAACATCAGCTCGACCAACTCGACCCGAATGTCTCATCCTCCGAAAAAATCAGTCTGCTCAAAAGCCTCGACCGTGCCCAGCGGCAACTGGCCTCTTCGGGCTGGCGGCTCATGTTCTGCACCTGGCTGTCAAAACAACTTTCCTCGTGGCTCCCAGAACAGGCATTTCCCACACTCGTCCTGCTGCTCGCATTATTGGCAATAGTCACGCTGGCCAAAGGTTTAACGGTTTACCTGCAGGAAAATCTGGTCGGTATCGCCGTCGAATCGACCATGGTCATGCTCCGCCAGCGCATGTTCCAGCACGTTCTCAGGCTCGACCATGTCACCTTAAGTCTCCTGGGTACACCCCAGTTGATGGCGCGCTTCACCTATGACCTGCAGCAGTTAGGGACAGGGCTCACCCTGTTCGGCGGACGTTTAATTGTCGAACCTTTAAAGATTCTCAGCGTGCTGATCTGCTGTTTTCTCGTGAACTGGCGATTAACAACGCTTTCGCTAATCGTCGTCCCGCTGGGAGCATTACTTTTTGGCCGCTATGGCAAGAAAATCAAAAAAGCCAGCCGCAAACAGATGGAAAGCATGTCACGGATCTTCACTCAACTCGAAGAAACACTCAGATCATTTCGCACAATTCTCGCCTTTGGTCTCGAAAGGCAAAGGCGGCAAAGCTTTCATCGCGAACAGAAAGTGGCCTTCGAAAAAACGATGAAAATCCTGCGGATGGATGCGCTCTCCAGCCCCACCACAGAAATTCTCGCCACACTGGGAGCCTGCATGGCGCTGCTTCCGGGAGCTTACATGGTCCTCCGCCAGAAGTCCGAAATTTTCGGGATTCAACTCTCCGAAGGGCCTCTCGATATCGCCGAACTGGCGTTACTTTACACGCTCATGGGTGGCCTCCTCGACCCGGCCCGCAAACTCTCTGCCGTCTATCCCAAGTTCAAAAAATCTTCCGCCGCCTGCGATCGTGTCTTCAGCCTGCTGAAAACTCACACCCGTTTACAGCAGGATCGACAATGGGTGCCATTACCTCGCCACACCGACAAGATTGAGTTCGAGAACATCACCTATACTCACCCCGTCGCCGAAGACCGCAATCAGGCACGTCCGCCGGCTCTTGACCGAGTCTCCCTGAGGATTGCCTTCGGCGAAACCGTGGCCATTGTCGGCGGGAACGGCTCTGGAAAATCTACACTCATCAACCTGCTCCCCAGGCTCTACGACCCGGATTTCGGCATCCTGCGCATTGACGGAATTGATATTCGCCACACTCAGTTGGCACTGTTACGAAAACAGATTGCCGTGGTCCCTCAGGAAACACAGCTCTTCAACCGCACCATCTCCGAAAACCTGCGCTATGGCAGTTGGGATGCTCCCGCTGACCGCGTGACTCGACTGGCACATGATTTTGCCGTCGATTCCTTTGCCAGTCGTTTCCCCGATGGTCTCGAAACTTCCGTCGGCGAGCGGGGTCAACGGCTTTCCGGTGGTCAAAGACAACGCATCGCCCTCGTAAGAGCACTCCTGCGCGATCCTGCCATTCTCATTCTCGATGAAGCCACATCAGCCATTGATCGCGAAAGCGAAACACAGATTTACGAAGCACTCGCCCACCACAAGCAGAACCGCACCGTGCTGATTGTCACACACTCTTTGACAGACACACTGCTCAAAATCGTCGATCGAGTGGTGGTGATGGATCATGGTCAGATCATCGCACATGGCGAACATACCCAACTGTTGAAGACCTGCCCGATCTATCGAAATTTGTTTGCCGCCCAGCGCGAACAAGCCCACGCCGCCTGA
- a CDS encoding sulfatase-like hydrolase/transferase: MSLGSHPAIALWLALVAFCSQALLAAEDVNQTSKSGRPNILVIMADDLGYADLGVQGGCEIPTPHLDQLAASGIRCTNAYVSAPYCSPSRAGFLTGKYQTRFGHEFNPHVGEEAKLGLPLEEVTIANLLQTEGYRTALIGKWHQGFSKDHHPQSRGFDEFFGFLVGGHNYLLHKEVKARFGTAHSHDMIYRGREVEPQEGYATDLFTNEALRWMSGPPNKPWFLYLSYNAVHTPLEIAPHLQKRIPESVKLPARRGYLSLLAGLDDSIGRITQHLSQHGLREKTLIIFLSDNGGSGRAPILAYNSGLNHPLRGDKGQTLEGGIRVPFFVSWPGQLPARTIYEQPIISLDLLPTVCQLAANNPAKPQPLPQGIDGVNLMPYWLGQRSGAPHESLFWRFGPQKAVRAGNWKLVDWRDFPASKNSGWELYDLSTDISEKNNLAETHPEIVARLKTSWEKWNQSNIEPLWRGSKMEDATPVTK; encoded by the coding sequence ATGTCATTAGGAAGTCACCCGGCTATCGCACTTTGGTTGGCTCTTGTGGCATTCTGTTCACAAGCCCTCTTGGCTGCCGAGGATGTGAATCAAACCAGCAAATCCGGTCGTCCCAACATTCTGGTCATTATGGCAGATGACCTGGGATACGCTGACCTGGGGGTTCAGGGTGGCTGCGAAATCCCCACACCTCACCTGGATCAATTAGCCGCCAGTGGCATTCGCTGCACCAACGCATACGTCTCGGCACCCTATTGCAGCCCCTCTCGCGCCGGCTTTCTCACCGGGAAGTACCAGACTCGGTTTGGACACGAGTTCAATCCCCACGTAGGCGAAGAAGCGAAACTCGGCTTGCCGCTCGAAGAAGTGACGATCGCCAATTTATTACAAACAGAAGGCTATCGCACGGCCCTGATCGGCAAATGGCACCAAGGTTTCAGCAAAGATCATCATCCGCAAAGCCGGGGGTTCGATGAGTTTTTCGGCTTCCTCGTCGGTGGCCACAACTACCTCTTACATAAAGAAGTCAAAGCCAGGTTTGGAACTGCTCACTCTCACGACATGATCTACCGGGGCCGCGAAGTCGAACCACAGGAAGGCTACGCGACAGATCTCTTCACCAACGAAGCTCTTCGCTGGATGAGTGGCCCGCCCAACAAACCCTGGTTCTTGTATCTTTCGTACAATGCCGTCCACACACCACTCGAAATCGCCCCGCATCTCCAGAAGAGAATCCCAGAGTCTGTAAAACTCCCAGCTCGCCGCGGCTACCTCTCCTTACTGGCCGGCCTCGACGATTCCATCGGCCGGATTACGCAGCACCTGAGTCAGCATGGGCTCCGCGAAAAGACACTCATTATATTTCTCAGTGATAATGGCGGGTCGGGACGCGCACCCATACTCGCGTACAACTCCGGGCTCAACCATCCCCTGCGCGGAGATAAAGGGCAAACTCTCGAAGGCGGCATCCGCGTCCCCTTCTTTGTCTCATGGCCCGGGCAACTTCCCGCCCGCACAATCTACGAGCAGCCCATCATTTCTCTCGATCTTCTCCCCACGGTTTGCCAGTTGGCTGCCAATAATCCCGCAAAACCACAGCCACTTCCTCAAGGAATCGATGGGGTGAATCTCATGCCCTATTGGCTCGGCCAGCGTTCGGGAGCTCCTCACGAATCGCTCTTCTGGAGATTTGGCCCCCAAAAAGCCGTCCGCGCAGGAAACTGGAAGCTCGTGGATTGGCGAGATTTTCCCGCATCAAAAAATAGTGGCTGGGAACTTTACGACCTCTCCACAGACATCAGCGAAAAAAACAACCTGGCAGAAACTCATCCCGAAATTGTCGCCCGTCTGAAAACTTCCTGGGAAAAGTGGAATCAATCCAATATCGAGCCCCTCTGGAGAGGCTCCAAGATGGAAGACGCCACTCCAGTGACGAAATAA
- a CDS encoding Imm74 family immunity protein, with amino-acid sequence MIIDVTPSHFEVKIGHRVTLVYTDIYFTDKALLKYDTIVLPRGTTQWEPPHDCEPFTDADRQSAVEEVVKWLTDKGSPVVVEW; translated from the coding sequence ATGATAATCGATGTAACCCCCAGTCATTTCGAGGTAAAAATAGGTCACCGCGTCACGCTCGTTTACACCGACATCTACTTTACAGATAAAGCACTGTTGAAGTATGACACTATAGTGTTGCCGCGTGGGACAACCCAGTGGGAGCCTCCACATGATTGTGAGCCGTTTACTGATGCCGACAGACAATCTGCAGTTGAGGAGGTCGTTAAGTGGTTGACTGATAAAGGAAGTCCTGTCGTAGTGGAATGGTAG